A section of the Petrimonas sulfuriphila genome encodes:
- a CDS encoding DUF4290 domain-containing protein translates to MIYNTQKKKLVMPEYGRNIQNMVDHCVMLKDKDERRKCAYAVVDIMGSMFPHLRDVNDFKHILWDHLAIMSDFKLDIDYPYEVVTREDLNTAPDKLNYSRPTMKFRHYGKLLEKMIAIAADMEDGGKKDLLIAQLTTQMKKSYSQWNKEVDDEKIIADLLELSGGKIQLDNESYSIADVKSTASKRRLKTIKSQRRK, encoded by the coding sequence ATATGGTGGATCACTGCGTAATGCTTAAGGACAAGGATGAGCGGAGGAAATGTGCTTATGCCGTAGTCGATATTATGGGAAGTATGTTCCCGCATTTGCGTGATGTGAATGATTTTAAGCATATTTTGTGGGACCACCTGGCCATAATGTCCGACTTTAAGCTTGATATCGACTATCCATATGAAGTGGTGACAAGAGAGGACCTGAATACAGCCCCCGACAAATTAAACTACAGCCGCCCTACAATGAAGTTCAGGCATTACGGGAAGTTATTGGAAAAGATGATTGCCATTGCTGCCGATATGGAAGATGGGGGGAAGAAGGATTTACTTATTGCCCAGTTGACCACACAGATGAAAAAATCTTATTCCCAATGGAATAAAGAGGTTGATGATGAGAAAATAATTGCTGACCTGCTTGAACTTTCGGGTGGGAAAATTCAGCTGGACAACGAGAGTTACTCCATTGCAGATGTAAAAAGTACGGCTTCCAAACGCAGGTTGAAAACAATTAAGTCGCAGCGGCGTAAATAG
- the rimM gene encoding 16S rRNA processing protein RimM — protein MITKDEVLKIGKLQKPYGIKGEISLVFDKPVYAGIDTEFYFLDIDRIFVPFLIEEITFITDTGARVKFEDVNDETEAARFANLYVFLLRKQVPENLDEENPDWDFFIGYRVIDQHNRDLGTIESVDMATLNVLFIVKQAKEEYLIPATDDFITRVNDEQKIICMNLPEGLIDTGSNL, from the coding sequence ATGATAACCAAGGATGAGGTCCTCAAGATAGGGAAACTGCAGAAACCTTACGGAATAAAAGGTGAAATTTCACTTGTTTTTGATAAACCAGTGTACGCCGGTATCGATACCGAATTCTATTTCCTGGATATTGACCGTATTTTTGTTCCTTTTCTTATCGAGGAAATCACGTTTATAACCGACACAGGCGCCCGGGTAAAATTTGAGGACGTGAACGATGAAACAGAGGCTGCCAGGTTTGCAAACCTATACGTTTTCTTACTTCGCAAACAGGTACCTGAAAATTTGGACGAAGAGAATCCGGATTGGGACTTTTTTATAGGTTACCGGGTTATCGACCAGCATAACCGTGATCTTGGCACCATAGAAAGCGTGGATATGGCAACCTTGAATGTTCTTTTTATTGTGAAGCAAGCAAAAGAAGAATACCTTATCCCCGCCACAGACGATTTTATCACCCGGGTAAATGACGAACAGAAGATAATTTGTATGAATCTACCCGAAGGATTGATAGATACTGGGAGTAACCTGTAA
- a CDS encoding 1-deoxy-D-xylulose-5-phosphate reductoisomerase, translating to MNDQKRKIAVLGSTGSIGTQALDVISRHPDRFEAYALVANNQVDRLLEQVRRFKPEVVVIANESKYAALKEALSDLPVKVWAGAEAIEQVVQNTEIDIVLTAMVGFSGLKPTISALKARKTIALANKETLVIAGELITRLALENRAAILPVDSEHSAIFQCLNGEGSNEIEKILLTASGGPFRNFSMSQLQQVTREQALHHPNWNMGAKVTIDSSTLMNKGLEMIEARWLFDVNPSQIEIIVHPQSIIHSMVQFKDRSIMAQLSLPDMRMPIQYAFSYPERITSDVKPVNFFELSTLTFEKPDTNRFRNLGLAYESIEKGGNMPCIMNAANEIAVELFLQEKIGFLQMSELIEQTLTKTVFIQNPSLEDYIQTDTEAREIALETAKRLLGGKIFGF from the coding sequence ATGAATGATCAAAAGCGAAAAATAGCTGTTTTAGGCTCCACAGGCTCTATCGGTACTCAAGCGTTGGATGTTATTTCACGGCATCCGGACCGTTTTGAAGCTTATGCGTTGGTAGCCAATAATCAGGTAGACCGCCTGTTGGAACAGGTTCGACGATTCAAGCCCGAAGTGGTGGTAATTGCCAATGAAAGCAAGTATGCCGCGTTGAAGGAGGCGCTTTCCGACCTGCCGGTAAAAGTCTGGGCCGGAGCCGAGGCAATTGAACAAGTGGTTCAGAATACTGAAATCGATATCGTGTTGACGGCCATGGTTGGTTTCTCCGGGTTGAAACCCACAATTTCTGCCCTAAAGGCACGAAAAACTATCGCACTGGCAAACAAGGAGACACTGGTTATCGCCGGTGAACTGATAACAAGACTGGCTCTGGAAAACAGAGCAGCCATTTTACCCGTCGATTCGGAACATTCGGCTATCTTTCAATGCCTGAATGGAGAAGGAAGCAACGAAATAGAAAAAATCTTGCTGACAGCGTCGGGTGGCCCTTTCCGGAACTTTTCGATGAGTCAGCTGCAGCAGGTGACCAGAGAACAGGCCCTTCATCATCCTAACTGGAACATGGGCGCAAAAGTAACTATCGACTCCTCCACGCTGATGAACAAGGGGTTGGAAATGATTGAAGCCAGGTGGCTTTTTGATGTAAACCCTTCCCAGATAGAGATTATAGTCCACCCGCAATCCATCATCCATTCCATGGTCCAGTTCAAGGACAGATCGATCATGGCACAACTCAGTTTGCCCGATATGCGGATGCCTATCCAATATGCTTTCTCTTATCCCGAAAGAATTACATCGGACGTAAAGCCGGTTAATTTCTTTGAACTTTCCACGCTGACTTTCGAAAAGCCCGATACAAATAGATTCCGCAACTTGGGCCTCGCTTACGAATCTATTGAAAAGGGAGGCAATATGCCTTGCATCATGAATGCCGCAAACGAGATAGCGGTGGAATTGTTTCTGCAGGAGAAAATTGGTTTTCTGCAAATGAGTGAGCTTATTGAACAAACACTGACAAAAACTGTTTTTATCCAGAATCCTTCGTTGGAAGATTACATACAGACCGATACCGAGGCCCGGGAGATTGCGCTTGAAACGGCTAAAAGACTATTAGGTGGCAAAATTTTCGGGTTCTGA
- the rseP gene encoding RIP metalloprotease RseP, whose protein sequence is METFLIKALQLILSLSILVVIHEFGHFIFARVFKIRVEKFYLFFDPWFALFRYKPRNSETEYGVGWLPLGGYVKISGMIDESMDKEQMAQPVQPWEFRAKSTWQRLLVMIGGVLFNIILAFFIYSMIVFRWGDSYIPMSKVKSGMEFSETAERAGFRDGDVLLYADGKEIIDRAGIVDNFAAQVIDAQTVTVLRSGQEINIPMPADFVQQLMRDKKGFAGYKDDVPTVVEKVQKGSEAEKIGLMKGDSLVGVNSVLTPTFQDFRSELQKNKGLRISIDFYREGVLQTASAQLDTTAVLGFNIASYLVTDHYTFFASFPAGVKYGIRTLKGYVSQFKHIFTKEGASSLGGFGTIGNLFPAKWNWYSFWMMTAFLSVILAFMNILPIPGLDGGHVLFLLVEAISGRKPSDKFLEYAQIAGMFLLIGLVLYANGMDIVRAIFK, encoded by the coding sequence ATGGAGACTTTTTTAATTAAAGCGTTACAACTGATACTGAGCTTGTCTATTCTCGTTGTTATTCACGAATTTGGACATTTTATTTTTGCACGAGTTTTCAAAATTCGCGTAGAGAAATTCTATCTTTTCTTTGATCCGTGGTTTGCCCTGTTCAGGTATAAACCCAGAAACAGCGAAACGGAATACGGTGTAGGATGGTTGCCATTGGGTGGCTATGTGAAAATTTCGGGAATGATAGACGAGTCTATGGATAAAGAACAAATGGCTCAACCCGTTCAACCGTGGGAATTTCGTGCAAAATCAACCTGGCAGAGGCTTTTGGTGATGATTGGAGGTGTTTTGTTCAACATTATCCTGGCGTTTTTCATTTACTCGATGATCGTTTTCAGGTGGGGAGATTCATACATCCCGATGAGTAAGGTTAAATCGGGAATGGAGTTTAGTGAAACTGCCGAAAGAGCCGGCTTTAGAGACGGTGATGTCCTTTTGTATGCTGACGGAAAGGAAATCATTGACCGGGCAGGAATCGTTGATAATTTTGCTGCTCAGGTCATCGATGCCCAAACCGTCACGGTCCTGAGAAGCGGCCAGGAAATAAATATACCGATGCCGGCTGATTTTGTTCAACAGCTTATGCGCGACAAGAAAGGTTTTGCAGGATACAAAGATGATGTGCCGACCGTAGTGGAGAAGGTGCAGAAAGGTTCCGAGGCAGAAAAGATCGGGCTTATGAAAGGCGACAGCTTGGTGGGGGTGAACAGTGTATTAACACCTACTTTTCAGGATTTCAGAAGTGAACTCCAAAAAAATAAAGGCCTCCGGATCTCAATTGATTTCTATCGCGAGGGTGTGCTTCAAACCGCTTCGGCCCAGTTGGATACAACAGCTGTGTTGGGATTTAATATTGCATCTTATCTGGTAACGGATCACTATACCTTTTTTGCTTCATTCCCGGCAGGGGTGAAGTATGGCATACGCACATTAAAGGGATACGTCTCCCAATTCAAGCATATATTCACTAAAGAAGGAGCATCGTCACTGGGCGGTTTCGGCACTATCGGAAATCTTTTTCCTGCAAAATGGAACTGGTATTCGTTTTGGATGATGACGGCCTTTCTTTCGGTAATTTTGGCGTTTATGAACATTCTTCCCATTCCCGGGTTGGATGGAGGGCACGTCCTCTTTCTACTCGTTGAAGCTATTTCTGGAAGAAAACCAAGTGATAAATTCCTGGAGTATGCACAGATTGCCGGTATGTTCCTGCTTATAGGGCTGGTCTTGTATGCCAACGGGATGGATATTGTGAGGGCGATATTTAAATAA
- a CDS encoding methylenetetrahydrofolate reductase, whose translation MKISDLIHQTSKPVFSFELLPPLKGNSIKQVFNTIDRLKEFGPKYINITTHHSENTYKEDENGIIRKVNVRKRPGSVAIAAAIQNKYGIRAVPHIISQGFSKEETEYALIDLSFLGVTDLLLLRGDTKKLDADQRKMDCHSYATGLQEQVNNFNNGIALDGSTFPAPETPFTYGMACYPEKHEESPNMESEIYYTKMKAQNGADYLVTQMFFDNQKYFDFVDRCRAEGITIPIVPGIKPIHLKNQLNVLPKIFRTEIPEDLEHELRKCKTDADAVEVGVEWCLLQSRELVQRGVPGIHFYALGATESIYRVAREVY comes from the coding sequence ATGAAAATTTCAGATCTTATACATCAGACTTCGAAACCGGTGTTTTCTTTTGAACTGCTCCCGCCGTTGAAAGGAAACAGCATCAAACAGGTTTTTAATACGATTGACCGGTTGAAAGAGTTTGGGCCGAAGTACATCAACATAACTACTCACCACAGCGAAAATACTTACAAGGAAGACGAAAACGGCATTATCCGGAAAGTGAATGTAAGAAAGCGTCCGGGCTCTGTTGCCATTGCCGCGGCCATTCAGAATAAATACGGTATTCGGGCGGTACCGCACATTATCTCACAGGGCTTTTCAAAAGAAGAAACGGAGTATGCGTTGATTGACCTTTCATTCCTGGGCGTTACTGACCTGTTGTTGTTGCGCGGTGACACCAAAAAATTGGATGCCGACCAGCGAAAAATGGATTGTCACTCTTACGCAACAGGATTACAGGAGCAGGTGAATAATTTTAACAACGGGATTGCCTTGGACGGCTCTACGTTCCCGGCGCCCGAAACTCCGTTTACCTATGGGATGGCATGTTATCCCGAGAAACACGAAGAGTCACCCAACATGGAGTCGGAGATCTATTATACTAAAATGAAAGCTCAGAATGGCGCTGACTATCTTGTGACGCAGATGTTTTTCGATAATCAAAAGTACTTTGATTTTGTCGATCGTTGCCGCGCCGAAGGAATTACTATTCCCATCGTTCCGGGTATAAAGCCCATTCATTTAAAAAATCAGCTGAATGTCCTTCCCAAGATATTCAGGACAGAAATTCCCGAAGACCTGGAGCATGAACTGCGCAAATGCAAGACCGATGCCGATGCCGTAGAGGTAGGAGTGGAATGGTGCCTTTTGCAAAGCAGGGAGTTGGTGCAGCGGGGTGTGCCCGGAATCCACTTTTATGCTTTGGGGGCAACAGAAAGTATTTACCGGGTAGCCCGGGAGGTGTATTGA
- a CDS encoding inorganic phosphate transporter, whose amino-acid sequence MTLLIVIISLALIFDFINGFHDAANSIATIVSTKVLTPFQAVLWAAMFNFVAFFIAKYLIGGFGIADTVSKTVIAEFITLPIIFSGLVAAITWNLLTWWLGIPSSSSHTLIGGFAGAAIAKWASFSVIKVSVIVKIASFIFIAPLVGMLAAMILTIVLQWSVKRANPHKANTWFKHFQLVSSALFSIGHGLNDSQKVMGIIAAALIATHIQHPEIGFGIESISDLPNWVAFSCFFAISLGTMSGGWKIVKTMGTRITKVTPFEGVVAETAGAFTLYLTEFLKIPVSTTHTITGAIIGVGSVKRLSAVRWGVTRKLLVAWILTIPVSALIAATVYFTAGKFLYF is encoded by the coding sequence ATGACGTTATTGATCGTTATTATTTCCTTAGCGCTTATTTTTGATTTTATAAATGGCTTTCACGATGCGGCCAACTCCATTGCCACCATCGTTTCCACCAAGGTGCTGACTCCCTTTCAAGCCGTTCTGTGGGCAGCCATGTTTAACTTTGTCGCTTTCTTCATTGCCAAATACCTCATCGGTGGCTTCGGGATTGCCGACACCGTTTCAAAAACCGTGATTGCCGAATTCATCACTCTTCCCATTATTTTTTCCGGGTTAGTGGCAGCCATTACGTGGAATTTGCTGACCTGGTGGCTTGGGATTCCTTCGTCCTCTTCGCATACATTGATTGGAGGGTTTGCCGGCGCGGCCATTGCAAAATGGGCCAGTTTTTCGGTCATCAAGGTTTCCGTGATTGTGAAGATTGCTTCCTTTATTTTCATTGCGCCCCTGGTAGGGATGCTGGCAGCCATGATTCTTACCATCGTCTTGCAATGGTCTGTAAAGCGTGCGAATCCGCACAAGGCGAATACCTGGTTTAAGCATTTCCAGCTCGTATCATCTGCCCTGTTCAGTATCGGCCACGGGCTGAACGACTCTCAAAAAGTAATGGGCATCATCGCCGCCGCATTAATCGCCACCCACATCCAGCACCCTGAAATAGGATTCGGAATTGAGTCCATCAGCGATTTACCCAACTGGGTAGCATTCTCCTGCTTCTTTGCCATCTCGTTGGGCACAATGTCCGGTGGTTGGAAGATTGTCAAGACTATGGGAACACGCATCACCAAAGTAACTCCTTTTGAAGGAGTTGTTGCGGAAACTGCCGGGGCATTCACACTGTACCTCACCGAGTTCCTAAAAATTCCCGTAAGTACTACCCACACCATCACAGGTGCAATCATTGGTGTTGGTTCGGTAAAACGCCTATCAGCTGTCCGCTGGGGGGTTACCCGGAAACTACTTGTTGCATGGATATTAACTATTCCCGTCAGCGCACTGATTGCCGCCACAGTTTATTTTACGGCAGGAAAGTTTCTCTATTTCTAG
- a CDS encoding DUF47 domain-containing protein, protein MNNSFFSKFTPKEPKFFPLLKGIVEVIKSASYLMLEFVEKGNHANAADYYKKIKDEERKGDTLSNKIFDELNATFITPFDREDIHNLATKMDDVTDYINSAAKKVFLYNPKEMPAAAKDMVELIIEASAQIEKAVNELDVLKKSRKRVSDYCRELHLIENRADDVYEHFLIDLFENQKESIELIKKKEIMFELEKATDAAEGVGKIIKTIIVKYA, encoded by the coding sequence ATGAATAATTCATTTTTTAGTAAGTTCACCCCAAAGGAGCCCAAGTTCTTTCCGCTTTTGAAGGGGATAGTAGAAGTGATAAAATCAGCATCTTATTTAATGTTGGAGTTTGTGGAAAAAGGCAATCACGCTAATGCTGCAGATTACTACAAAAAAATAAAAGACGAGGAACGCAAAGGGGACACCCTTTCCAACAAAATTTTTGATGAACTGAATGCTACTTTTATCACACCCTTTGATCGTGAAGATATTCATAACCTGGCAACCAAAATGGACGATGTCACAGATTATATCAACAGCGCTGCCAAAAAAGTTTTTTTGTATAATCCCAAAGAGATGCCGGCTGCAGCCAAAGATATGGTCGAACTGATTATAGAAGCATCTGCCCAGATAGAAAAAGCCGTAAATGAATTGGATGTCCTGAAGAAAAGTAGAAAAAGAGTATCGGATTATTGCCGGGAACTACATCTTATTGAAAACAGGGCTGATGATGTTTATGAACACTTCCTAATCGACTTATTTGAAAATCAAAAAGAGAGCATCGAGTTGATAAAAAAGAAAGAAATCATGTTTGAGCTTGAAAAAGCCACCGATGCAGCTGAAGGCGTAGGGAAGATTATAAAAACGATTATCGTAAAATACGCGTAA